The genomic segment TTTTACTTATCTTgtaaatatcatataaattttactTGATTCTTTTCAGATAGCTTACCCGTCTGAGGCAAAGGCTCTAAGAACTCAGCTTCTCAAGGTTCAGGACAATGTAGCCATCTGTGCTCCGATAATATCGCAGTATCTAGCACTCTACTGCTTAGAAGCTGGGGATGAATGGATCAAAAACAATGTTAAAAGCCTTGGCAAAAACAAAGAACTACTTATTGAGGCTCTTACACCACTAGGAAAAGATGCAGTGACAGGAGGTGAAGGAGCTATATACCTATGGGCCAGGCTCCCTGAAAAGTACTTGAACGACGATTTTGAAGTTGTTTGCTGGCTCGCTCATAGACATAGTGTGGTGGTTCTCCCTGGAAGCGCTTGTGGCGTGTCTGGATGCATCCGGATCACGTTTGGAGCGGTAACTCTAGAGAGTTGTCATGTTGCTGCAAAGAGGCTCAGGAAAGGCTTGGAAGAACTTGTTACATATGGTATGGTGGAGGAAGCGAGAAAGTAAGGATATTGTTGAACAAGGTGTTGGGTGTTATAATGCAACTTTCAATGAGAGCATAACAGCAAGCAAATGTATTATTCTTTCTGATCCTCACAGCTAAGTAACTTCCAAGTTACAGTTACTTGAAATTCTTACAATTGTACTTAAATGACATTATAAATCTAGTTCTATGTTCTAGAATGTAGAAAGACGAAGAAGTGGCCAGTGGCATATGTGAGCAAGCATCAGAGCTCTGTGTCATggttttttttctattttttcaataaaatgaattgaTTAAAAACATGGTAATCTCATTCACTTCTTCCACTGGGGTATCCTCTGAACCACAACCTGTTGGCAACAGCCATGGAGTAAAGaataaaacaattaaatataGAACAAATTCCTTGATTTTTTTAGTTGATCAATCCACAAAGAACATAACATTTCTGTATACCTTTCCAGAATTCTCTTTATTTCCCACAATAGTTTGACAAGCAAGCCGCCACGATTCGGGTTTCTGTGTAATATTAACCAACGTCAAAATGGATGACCAATTTTAAGTGCTAAATTTCAATTaagggaaaaaaagaaaagaacagGGAATGTCCCATATTTGTTTACTTACTCTACACCATTTTAATTACAATTTTCAGAAGAAATATGTAAATTGGTTGATTAAGCTTACCTTTTTCAAATATTTGAGTTCAGTGTTGGTTCTTTCATTTAAAAGATCCTTCCCATCAATAATCTGCATCAACAGACAGGAAAGATAGTCAAGTAATAATGATTTGGCCACTACTTAGTTTTACACCTTCCAACTTTTGAAAACTAAAGTTGTAACATGTTTCAGagtaaaactaaataaataataaataaaaataagagaaAGTCATAAGCACAATTACTCTTACCTCTACTATACAAGTTCCACAGCTTCCACCACCACCACAGTTCATCACTTTCCCCTGTTAAAGATGGTAATGCTCTTTAAAAGCAAACAATTTATGTTTCACTATTTGCAACGTGGTGTTCCACTTTACTAGCACTAGATGTAAAGTGTAAGCCATTAAAAAATAATGTACATATACGTATAATTTGATTCAAATTTAAATGAAGTTTTAGAAAGATATCCATTATTTTATACACAATGATGATGAGTATGCCTTTTTCTTGAATTTAGGAATAACAGTTAATGGTTACCATGGAAGTGAAATATGTGCTCTCCAACTATTGCCCTATAAAGACCTCTTTTACTACATTTACAGCCTAGCAAGCAAACTTTTATGTCTCATTTTGGCTCTAAAGTTTAAATGTCTCAAACTTAGCTATGGTTGTCAATAGGTAAGTACGAGCATGATATGTCTATCCTGCTAAAAAGATATATTTACACTTCTCCTTTACCCTAAAGAAAAGTATAATATATCCTCATAAATGCTAAGTAAAAAAACGTTTATATTCAtcacaattaaatataaaattaatcacCTAAATAACAATCACAGACTAAAATAACCATGTATATTTCCCtcttttcatataaataaatttatatattattgcTTACAAGTAAATATTTTTATCTATATATAAAGCTGCATAATTTTAGTAATAGATGCAAATATTCATGTATTCTTACCCTATTATAAAACAGAATAGAACACTACTTAGCCCTCAATGATATTAGGTTAAGGTTTTCTTATCAATATTTTTACACAATTCAATTTTGAATCATGTGTTCAAACTAACAAAAGATAAGTACTTTGGATGCTAGTATGCGACAATTGAAAGATAAGAAAATATACTGAGACCCCAAAAAAAAGAGGTTCTTGGGTGTcaagtttgttacattttgattaTGTACAAAATGAGTTGGGACTATATTTCACAAGCCAAAACAATAAAACCTCCAATTAAAACACAAAAGTGACATTATTAATCTTCCATTTCTCTCCTCCTTGCGATTCACTCTTAAAATtggtccaaaaaaaaaaagaaaaagaagaagacaaaTTTGTTTTATTCACTAATATATATTAGATTCATAATTTACCCCGAAAAAATTGTTAGCAACGaaaacatataattatataaatataccaAAAGATTAAAAATAAGTAATAATAAAAACACACTAAGATATACACTTACCATTCATTCTCTTTATTACGAatttactatatatataattttaagtaTTTGAAAATACtattaacaaaaattaattataaattaacaaTACATTATATGAAGGTATAACTTTTATTTTGTtagtagaatttttttttttaaataatttttttgtaaaatgataTTCCATAAACATCTAAACACATTCACTGTCTAGAAAATCATTTTACAaagctaaaaaaaaaatctattttctgttattaattattctataaataattggaaaaaatttaataattcacGTAAATAAACAATGGTTAATGTATGTGATGTGATTAGATGCGTGAGGCAGAGGCCACGTGGATGCGAAGTGGTGATGTGGTGAAATACTTACATACGTGGCGTAAAGTTCAATCTTGTTATCTGCCATTATGTTCCTCAGCAATTTCTCTCCACTAATCGCTTTGGCCCTCTCTACCGGATACGACCCGTCGTTTCCTGGCTTCGGCTGCCCCCTCACCGTAACACAATCCAACACCACAACCATCATCAGTCTCAATTTTTCAtcccaaacccaaacccaaacccaaacaAACATTGCTaccaatttctttttctttctcttttttgaaTTACGTTATTAATCCATTCATGGTCGTCAACGAAATTAATGCTTAATGTACTACTACTCACCCCTATGAATTCGAGTTCGATTTCGGGCTGGGAAGGAATCGTATCCACTGACGCGGCGGCAAAGGAAATCGAGATGGGCTTCTTACTCGCCGGAGGGAACCTGACGGAGTTTGAGCGAATTCCGGCGCCGTCTGTGAGTTCCGGCGGTCGGAGAGTTATGGCGGTGGTCAAATTTAGGGAAACCATTATTCTTATTTGTAATTGTAGGGAGAGGAGAGTCAACCTGTTGGTGTGTTGTGTGTTTCTCTCCTTGTTGCTCTTTGAATAAGTTTTATGTGATTCACTTGGGATGATGACTATTTATGACTTATGACACCTATTATCACGTTCGTAGAATGTAAGTGAGAATAATGGTAAATAATTGATAAGTAGTATTAGTTGTTAATGTACATATCAGTGGTATGTAATTATTGTTAGGCTTGGTCATTACCTAGTGTCCAGGTGTCCATTTACCATTGAGTATAAAGCTCAAATTATGTAACTGTAAATGGTTGAGCTGCATATTCAATATACATTTTTCTTCTACAACAAACCCTCTATTTTCTCTCTACTTtacatggtaccagagccatggCTCATATTCATGAATCTTCCCAGGTCTCAACTAGTCGGAATGAGGGAAACCAAAACACCTCCGACCAAAACATCTCCGACAGTGATGTAGCTCCAAACACTCACATTAATCCCACCCTCCCCTCCCTGAATCAAACATTTTCTGTGAAATTAGATGAGAACAATTACCTCATCTGGAAGAATCAACTCCTCAATGTAGTTATGGCTCACGGTCTTGATGATTTCCTTGATGGAACTCGTCCATGTCCCCCAAAATTTCTTCCCGTCGATTCAACTACCATCAATCCCTCCTATATCTCTTGGAATCGATACAATCGATTGCTTATGTCCTGGTTCTATTCCTCCTTGTCTGAGGCAATGCTTGGCGAAATAGTGACTTTCCAGACGGCTCAAGCAATCTGGGAAGCTCTGGAAGAGATCTACTCCTCCTCTTCCATGGCGCGAATTACAGAGATTCGTGGAAAACTCCAAACCATCAAGAAAGCAGGGCTTACGGCTACTCAGTACATTCAACGTCTCAAGGGATATTGCAATCGTCTTGCTGCTATTGGAGAAACTGTATTGTCCAAAGATCAACTCGTCTACTTCCTTGGCGGTTTGGGTCCTGAATATGATGCTTATGTTACAGGTATCCTTAATCGAGCTGATAAACCTTCTATGGAAACTCTGTATAGCCTACTCCTGAGTTTTGATTATCGGATGGAAAGACATGCCAGTGAAGACATGCCAGTGAAGACATTCAGAGCTCCCTTCAAGCTCATCTATCTCAGCTACATACTGGGAAGAAATTTTCCAAACACCAATACCCCAACCCACACAACAACCAGTCCAAACCCTTTCCCAATCAGTTTCCTCCTTCACAAAACCATTTCTCTTCATCAAACCAACCCATGAACTCTCTTCTTGGAGTCTTGGGATCTCGCCCATCATCTCATGCTCAATCCTTCTCACCACATGCCTCTAAATCCTCTCAACCTCGCCCCTCTTGTCAGATTTGTGGCAAAGTTGGTCATACTGCCAACATTTGTTACCATCGTACCAACCTTGCATACGTTCCTCAAACTCCTTGCAATTTTAATACCATGATCCAATCACCTCAACAACCTTCCCAGCTGCCCGTCTCTGGCGTCACTGGTACTGATAGTTCCTCTGCTCCTTCCCCTGCCAACTGGTTCATGGATTCGGGTGCTACTCATCATTTCACTCTGGATTTTAAACTGATGGATTGTGCCTCTCCTTATCACGGGTCCGAGCAGGTTCAGGTTGGTGATGGTAAGTCTCTCTTTATTTCTCATATTGGTCATGTTACTTTACCATCTAAATTCCTTCCCTTATCCCTTAACTATGTTTACCACACTCCTACTCTCACCAATAATCTTATTAGCGTTTCTAAACTATGTCGAGACAACAATGTTCTTATTGAGTTTCATTCCAACCATTTCTATGTTAAGGATCAGGTCACCAAGAGAATCCTTCTCACGGGGGTGCTTGATCGAGGTCTCTACAAAGTCAGTTCCACTTCCATTCCCACCTTTCGTCCCTCTCGTGTTCAAGCTCATCTCACTCGTGCTCAAGCGTCTTCGTTATGGCACATTCGCCTCGGTCATTGTTGCAGATTTTCCTAAGTGTGTtcaagtgtacacaatcgttgaacaagtaatataatgaaagtaatttttatcgtctcctcaaggattgccaagcaaatattgtaaaaatcatcatcaaacaatttggggtacaattaactatccctttttttttatgactTAATCAATTAAACTAAAGAACAAAAAGAACTAAACAAGAGAATTAATTTAGGCGTTCAACAATAAAGCTGGAAAGTGACAAATTGTGATTACTATGATGATAaaagttaggcatatcaaatccccctaatttgtagttttgcccctaatgttgcaacaaagttcatagcaaagtcctcttgtaactaggatttccaatttaatgcacatgccatttttccaaatgctcatgttaaaattccatcaattagattcacatattcctatgctaaatttaatttcaagaacataattccCAGCATTAATCCTTCCAgtttgcaaggtgaataaaatattcctaagtTATTCACTAATCAATACAAAAGTAtaaacatgcatcaatcaagcatttccactAATTTTTACCCTTCCGGAATTAAAACTAGCTTGTATCTCAcataagttgatcattctcaagcaagAGATTTGCACAATAAAAATAGCTCAATTGAACAAGAGAAAATTTTCATAAAAGAGTCAACAATTTGGGGGAAATTGCAAATTAAGGTTCATCAATATCCCTAACACAAATAATTTAAGTCATAGTAAAAATACCCAAGTCACCACAATAAAGATTAAGCATTATCTCAAGAGttcaaggaagaaagaaaaagaaaataaaattatatgaaagttgagtttagaaaaacaagccaaattGATAGAGATAATATCTTCTTGTCTTCTAACtcttaatcctcttcttcttctagcttccttctccttcctcttctcttcttgatgATTCAGCTCAAAGAAATTCATAGAAGACCCCTTCAATGGAGCTTGGGCGGCTGgttctcttcctttttctctatttTCTTGGGTGAAGAAGATAATCTCTTTTTGGGCTCACAAAGGGTATAaaccctctccttctctctctacatGTGGGGGACAACATTCTGTTCCTTTTCAGAATTTTGcagctcctttccacctcatctaagtacatgccaagtgtgcagactttatgttgctgactgtccacactttgctgcagcaaagttgactgatgttgcaacaattgccagaatttcagctctaatatgatttccttacacatgcttcactaagctttccaagcaccctcttgctatgccttcaaaatagataccacctttttagaacataattccattattttccacaagagttatcattaattaaaacaaattacacAAACAAAGTTAAAAGACAAagtgactaaaaccacacaatatcagcacaaacactctatttcacctaactttttaagtccaaaaactcaattaataactctaaaatatagagttatcagtCATCCCTCGTCTAGAGTTCTTTCCAAAGTTTTTTCAGATTGTAATTTTCAAAACAATGTTTCTTCTTAGTTTGATTTTTGTAATGCTTGTCAAATGGCCAAGTCTCATAGACTGCCCTTCTCTTTATTTGACTCTAGAGCAACTGCTCCTTTTGAATTAATTCATAGTGATGTTTGGGGTCCTGCCCCTGAATTGTCAATTACTGGTGCTCgcttttttgtgttgtttattgaTGATTTCAGTCGTTTTACCTGGCTTTATCACTTGCACTCTAAATCTGAACTTTTCTCTACCTTTCTTAAATTTCAAAAAATGGTTGAAGGACAATTTGACACTAAAATAAAACGTTTTCAAAGcgactgggggggggggggggggtgaattCCATGTTTTTAAATGCCATTTTGAATCTTTAGGATTGGTTCATCATCTCTGTTGCCCTCACACTGCTGAGCAAAATGGTAGAGTTGAAAGAAAAAATCGTCATGTAGTAGAAGTTGGCCTCTCTCTACTTGCTCATTCTTCTATGCCCTTGACTTATTGGCCTTATGCTTTTTCTGCTGCAACATTCCTTATTAACCGTCTCCCCACCCCTGTGCTTGAGAATCATAGTCCATATTTCACTTTGTATCACAAACTTCCTGATTACAATAGTTTATGTGTCTTTGGCTGCTCTTGCTTCCCTTATTTACGACCTTATAACACTCATAAACTCCATTTCCGCTCTCACAAATGTGTGTTCCTAGGCTATAACTCCCAACACAAAGGATACCTTTGCCTATATCCGCCCTCAGGTCATCTATATGTCTCTCGACATGTTATTTTTAATTAGCACTCTTTCCCTTTctcctctcttccttcttcttcttcttcttcttcctcctcctctCCTTCATTTTCCCCTTCCTTTCATTTTTTATCTCCCATTGTTGCCTCTCTTCCTAATCCTTCTCCTTCCTCACCATCTCCCATTTTTCCTTCCGTTACTTTACCCTCTATTCAGTCTCCAAACTTCTCCCCCTCTTCCTCCGCCcttccttctccttctcctcctACTCCCTCTCCCTTTTCTCCCTCCTCTTCTTCCACCACTCCTTTGGTGGTTGAGCATCATGAACAATGTGAGAACACCATTGCACCACCTTGTAATGCTCATCCTATGATAACACGGGCCAAGGCTGGTGTTCACAAACCAAGGGTTTTAATTAGCACCATTACTGATGCATTTTTTGAGCCCTCTACTTATAAACAGACAACCAAGTTCTCTCATTGGAATCAAGCAATGCTCACTGAGTTTCAAGCTCTTATGGCCAACAAAACTTGGCATCTTGTACCTCCTCCTTCTCATAGCAAAATAATTGGTTGTAAGTGGGTCTTCCGTGTTAAGCTCAAAGCTGATGGGACTATTGACAGATACAAAGCCCGCTTGGTGGCTAAGGGCTATCATCAAACCAAAGGGATTGACTATTTTGAAACCTTTAGTCCTGTTGTTAAACCGGCTACCATCCGCACTGTATTAACTCTTGCCATATCTGAAGGATGGTCCATTAAACAGCTTGATGTGCAAAATGCCTTCCTTCATGGGAATCTTACTGAAACTGTGTATATGGCCCAACCAGATGGTTTTTAGAACTCCGACTTTCCTGATTATGTTTGCTACCTTGACAAAGCTTTATATGGATTAAAACAATCCCCACGTGCTTGGTACAACAAACTTAGCTCATTTCTCTTATCTTGGGGTTTTGTTAATTCTTTTGCAGACTCTTCTATGTTCACCTTTCAAGCTCCATCAGTTTTCTTGGTTGTTTTGGTCTATGTAGACAATATTATACTCACTGGTAGTAGCTCCTCTGCCATGCCTTCTCTTCTTGCCACTTTGAAGACTGAATTTGCCATTACAGACTTGGGACAATTCCATTATTTCTTGGGCATACAAGTTCATCGTACTTCCACTGGTCTTCATCTctcacaaagcacccgtgagccaaaagactaaGCAAGAAAACACACTAACATATTCAGATAGTCAACAGATTATAACATCACGCTtgacagtaataactgaaaccaagCATACGCACTGTACcagtaagtgaccatagggtcacacggTTGCGTGCCGCACTCCCATtcattcatatggcatccgagccaatTAAGTGCAtgatgcactcccagggtggcgtAGCCATAATGGCCTGCGCTCAGCGCACATAATACCAATCACGACTGATAAGCCGAGCCTTGaaaaccctcgactcataagtcgagcctggtg from the Humulus lupulus chromosome X, drHumLupu1.1, whole genome shotgun sequence genome contains:
- the LOC133803175 gene encoding photosynthetic NDH subunit of subcomplex B 3, chloroplastic, which translates into the protein MVSLNLTTAITLRPPELTDGAGIRSNSVRFPPASKKPISISFAAASVDTIPSQPEIELEFIGPKPGNDGSYPVERAKAISGEKLLRNIMADNKIELYATYGKVMNCGGGGSCGTCIVEIIDGKDLLNERTNTELKYLKKKPESWRLACQTIVGNKENSGKVVVQRIPQWKK